Proteins found in one Oreochromis niloticus isolate F11D_XX linkage group LG22, O_niloticus_UMD_NMBU, whole genome shotgun sequence genomic segment:
- the brd2a gene encoding bromodomain-containing protein 2a isoform X1, with protein MEMAVNPPIDSSHVGPDASMLGIMMDQNCGTAGKRIRKPSLLYEGFESPGMPPHSQMAPSGPPQPPVKDPNRQGRMTNQLQFLQKVLLKSLWRHHFAWPFHEPVDAVKLNLPDYHKIIKTPMDMGTIKKRLENNYYRSASECMQDFNTMFTNCYIYNKPTDDIVLMAQSLEKAFLQKVAQMPQEELELPPPPPRSKSVKNGKKGKNNAVSGGVTTAHQVPAVSQSAYSPPTPETPDSILSTPPQTILSKSMPHTFQTEQTMPTITGLLPTQPTAKKKGVKRKADTTTPTTVPMPIMSTMGVSGMGLGHNSPLTLTSLRVDHNSGMAMGMGMNMNMNMNMNMGRPAVVVGTKGAGGNRRGVSGRPIKPPKKDLPDSILPPPVRRSKLSPQMRYCSGVLKELLSKKHAAYAWPFYKPVDASSLGLHDYHDIIKQPMDLSTIKRKMDGREYREAHQFSADVRLMFSNCYKYNPPDHDVVAMARKLQDVFEFCIAKMPDEPPAPPSSSSSSSSSSSSSESELSSESEESDSSPSSDSEEERANRLAELQEQLKAVHEQLTALSQGPIAKPKKKKDKKDKKKKKKVEKEKHRRIEEDLTPVRPPKTPKMTKTPKSKSKSVPCPVMPMKKAPSKKNNKSKSKKANVIPQVAHDPLVSHFDSDEEEETAPMSYDEKRQLSLDINKLPGEKLGRVVYIIQSREPSLRDTNPEEIEIDFETLKPSTLRELERYVMTCLRKKPRKPYTSKNSAGKSREELALEKQMELERRLMDVSGQLNSGKKPTKTKPEKPAADTNTQPSRLSASSSSSDSSSSSSSSSSSDTSESDSG; from the exons ATGGAAATGGCTGTTAACCCGCCCATTGACAG CTCCCATGTTGGGCCTGATGCCAGTATGTTGGGAATAATGATGGATCAGAACTGTGGCACAGCTGGAAAACGCATCCGAAAACCTTCACTGCTCTACGAGGGCTTTGAGAGTCCTGGAATGCCCCCCCACAGCCAGATGGCCCCTTCCGGGCCCCCGCAGCCCCCGGTGAAGGACCCCAACCGCCAGGGGAGGATGACCAACCAACTGCAGTTCCTGCAGAAAGTCCTGCTCAAATCTTTGTGGAGGCACCACTTTGCCTGGCCTTTCCACGAACCTGTTGATGCTGTCAAGCTCAACCTGCCG GACTATCACAAGATCATAAAAACTCCAATGGACATGGGCACAATTAAGAAGAGATTAGAAAATAACTACTACCGCAGTGCCAGTGAGTGCATGCAGGACTTCAACACCATGTTTACCAACTGCTACATTTATAACAAG CCGACAGATGACATCGTGCTGATGGCTCAGTCTCTGGAAAAGGCGTTCCTGCAGAAGGTGGCTCAGATGCCTCAGGAAGAGTTGGAGCTGCCTCCCCCACCTCCACGCAGCAAGTCagtgaaaaatggcaaaaaagggaaaaacaatGCAG TCTCTGGAGGCGTGACAACAGCTCATCAAGTCCCAGCTGTCTCTCAGTCAGCATACTCGCCTCCCACTCCAGAAACGCCCGACTCAATCCTCTCCACTCCACCACAAACCATTTTGTCCAAGAGCATGCCCCACACCTTTCAGACTGAGCAGACCATGCCCACCATCACAGGTCTCCTGCCCACCCAGCCCACGGCTAAG AAAAAAGGTGTGAAGCGGAAAGCGGACACAACCACTCCGACCACTGTACCCATGCCTATAATGAGCACAATGGGCGTTAGTGGCATGGGGCTGGGGCACAACTCACCGCTAACCCTGACCTCTCTGAGGGTGGACCACAACAGCGGCATGGCCATGGGGATGGGaatgaatatgaatatgaacatgaacatgaataTGGGCCGACCAGCAGTGGTTGTGGGCACCAAAGGAGCAGGAGGGAACAGGAGGGGAGTGAGCGGACGACCCATCAAACCTCCTAAGAAGGACTTACCAGATTCTATCCTGCCGCCGCCGGTGCGCCGCAGCAAGCTGAGCCCTCAGATGCGTTACTGCAGCGGCGTCCTGAAGGAGCTGCTGTCGAAGAAGCACGCCGCGTACGCCTGGCCGTTTTACAAGCCTGTCGATGCCTCGTCGCTCGGTCTTCACGACTACCACGACATCATTAAACAGCCCATGGACCTCAGCACCATCAAG cGAAAGATGGACGGCAGAGAGTACCGTGAGGCGCACCAGTTCTCCGCTGATGTTAGACTGATGTTCTCCAACTGCTACAAGTACAACCCTCCTGACCACGATGTGGTGGCTATGGCCAGAAAACTCCAg GATGTTTTTGAGTTCTGTATTGCTAAAATGCCAGATGAGCCTCCAGCACCACctagctcttcctcctcttcctcatcctcttcatcctcctctgaGAGTGAGCTCAGCAGCGAGAGTGAGGAAAGCGACAGCAGCCCAAGCTCCGACTCCGAGGAGGAGAGGGCGAACCGTCTGGCAGAGCTGCAGGAGCAG CTAAAAGCTGTTCATGAGCAGCTCACCGCACTCTCCCAGGGCCCCATCGCCAAACccaagaagaagaaagacaagaaggacaaaaagaagaagaaaaaggttgAGAAAGAGAAGCACCGGAGGATAGAGGAGGATCTGACACCTGTCAGGCCGCCCAAGACCCCGAAAATGACCAAAACTCCAAAATCTAAGAGCAAGAGTGTGCCCTGCCCCGTGATGCCGATGAAGAAGGCACCaagcaagaaaaacaacaagagCAA ATCCAAAAAGGCCAACGTCATCCCGCAGGTGGCCCACGATCCCCTCGTGAGCCATTTTGACTCAGACGAAGAGGAGGAGACGGCGCCTATGTCGTACGACGAGAAGCGCCAGCTCAGCCTGGACATCAACAAGCTGCCCGGCGAAAAGCTCGGCCGCGTCGTTTACATCATCCAGTCCCGTGAGCCGTCGCTCCGAGACACCAACCCCGAGGAGATCGAGATAGACTTCGAGACGCTGAAGCCGTCGACGCTGCGGGAGCTGGAGCGATACGTCATGACGTGTCTGAGGAAGAAACCCCGAAAGCCTTACA CGAGTAAGAACAGTGCTGGAAAGTCGCGGGAAGAGCTCGCTCTGGAGAAGCAGATGGAGCTGGAGAGAAGGCTGATGGACGTCAGCGGTCAGCTCAACTCTGGAAAGAAGCCGACGAAGACCAAAC CCGAGAAGCCTGCAGCCGACACCAACACCCAGCCGTCGCGTCTCAGTGCCAGTAGCTCCTCCTCTGACTCTTCTTCATCATCCTCTTCGTCCTCGTCCTCGGACACAAGTGAGTCAGACTCCGGCTGA
- the brd2a gene encoding bromodomain-containing protein 2a isoform X2: MFPTLKMLLFLQDYHKIIKTPMDMGTIKKRLENNYYRSASECMQDFNTMFTNCYIYNKPTDDIVLMAQSLEKAFLQKVAQMPQEELELPPPPPRSKSVKNGKKGKNNAVSGGVTTAHQVPAVSQSAYSPPTPETPDSILSTPPQTILSKSMPHTFQTEQTMPTITGLLPTQPTAKKKGVKRKADTTTPTTVPMPIMSTMGVSGMGLGHNSPLTLTSLRVDHNSGMAMGMGMNMNMNMNMNMGRPAVVVGTKGAGGNRRGVSGRPIKPPKKDLPDSILPPPVRRSKLSPQMRYCSGVLKELLSKKHAAYAWPFYKPVDASSLGLHDYHDIIKQPMDLSTIKRKMDGREYREAHQFSADVRLMFSNCYKYNPPDHDVVAMARKLQDVFEFCIAKMPDEPPAPPSSSSSSSSSSSSSESELSSESEESDSSPSSDSEEERANRLAELQEQLKAVHEQLTALSQGPIAKPKKKKDKKDKKKKKKVEKEKHRRIEEDLTPVRPPKTPKMTKTPKSKSKSVPCPVMPMKKAPSKKNNKSKSKKANVIPQVAHDPLVSHFDSDEEEETAPMSYDEKRQLSLDINKLPGEKLGRVVYIIQSREPSLRDTNPEEIEIDFETLKPSTLRELERYVMTCLRKKPRKPYTSKNSAGKSREELALEKQMELERRLMDVSGQLNSGKKPTKTKPEKPAADTNTQPSRLSASSSSSDSSSSSSSSSSSDTSESDSG, from the exons ATGTTTCCTACCCTGAAAATGCTGCTCTTCCTCCAGGACTATCACAAGATCATAAAAACTCCAATGGACATGGGCACAATTAAGAAGAGATTAGAAAATAACTACTACCGCAGTGCCAGTGAGTGCATGCAGGACTTCAACACCATGTTTACCAACTGCTACATTTATAACAAG CCGACAGATGACATCGTGCTGATGGCTCAGTCTCTGGAAAAGGCGTTCCTGCAGAAGGTGGCTCAGATGCCTCAGGAAGAGTTGGAGCTGCCTCCCCCACCTCCACGCAGCAAGTCagtgaaaaatggcaaaaaagggaaaaacaatGCAG TCTCTGGAGGCGTGACAACAGCTCATCAAGTCCCAGCTGTCTCTCAGTCAGCATACTCGCCTCCCACTCCAGAAACGCCCGACTCAATCCTCTCCACTCCACCACAAACCATTTTGTCCAAGAGCATGCCCCACACCTTTCAGACTGAGCAGACCATGCCCACCATCACAGGTCTCCTGCCCACCCAGCCCACGGCTAAG AAAAAAGGTGTGAAGCGGAAAGCGGACACAACCACTCCGACCACTGTACCCATGCCTATAATGAGCACAATGGGCGTTAGTGGCATGGGGCTGGGGCACAACTCACCGCTAACCCTGACCTCTCTGAGGGTGGACCACAACAGCGGCATGGCCATGGGGATGGGaatgaatatgaatatgaacatgaacatgaataTGGGCCGACCAGCAGTGGTTGTGGGCACCAAAGGAGCAGGAGGGAACAGGAGGGGAGTGAGCGGACGACCCATCAAACCTCCTAAGAAGGACTTACCAGATTCTATCCTGCCGCCGCCGGTGCGCCGCAGCAAGCTGAGCCCTCAGATGCGTTACTGCAGCGGCGTCCTGAAGGAGCTGCTGTCGAAGAAGCACGCCGCGTACGCCTGGCCGTTTTACAAGCCTGTCGATGCCTCGTCGCTCGGTCTTCACGACTACCACGACATCATTAAACAGCCCATGGACCTCAGCACCATCAAG cGAAAGATGGACGGCAGAGAGTACCGTGAGGCGCACCAGTTCTCCGCTGATGTTAGACTGATGTTCTCCAACTGCTACAAGTACAACCCTCCTGACCACGATGTGGTGGCTATGGCCAGAAAACTCCAg GATGTTTTTGAGTTCTGTATTGCTAAAATGCCAGATGAGCCTCCAGCACCACctagctcttcctcctcttcctcatcctcttcatcctcctctgaGAGTGAGCTCAGCAGCGAGAGTGAGGAAAGCGACAGCAGCCCAAGCTCCGACTCCGAGGAGGAGAGGGCGAACCGTCTGGCAGAGCTGCAGGAGCAG CTAAAAGCTGTTCATGAGCAGCTCACCGCACTCTCCCAGGGCCCCATCGCCAAACccaagaagaagaaagacaagaaggacaaaaagaagaagaaaaaggttgAGAAAGAGAAGCACCGGAGGATAGAGGAGGATCTGACACCTGTCAGGCCGCCCAAGACCCCGAAAATGACCAAAACTCCAAAATCTAAGAGCAAGAGTGTGCCCTGCCCCGTGATGCCGATGAAGAAGGCACCaagcaagaaaaacaacaagagCAA ATCCAAAAAGGCCAACGTCATCCCGCAGGTGGCCCACGATCCCCTCGTGAGCCATTTTGACTCAGACGAAGAGGAGGAGACGGCGCCTATGTCGTACGACGAGAAGCGCCAGCTCAGCCTGGACATCAACAAGCTGCCCGGCGAAAAGCTCGGCCGCGTCGTTTACATCATCCAGTCCCGTGAGCCGTCGCTCCGAGACACCAACCCCGAGGAGATCGAGATAGACTTCGAGACGCTGAAGCCGTCGACGCTGCGGGAGCTGGAGCGATACGTCATGACGTGTCTGAGGAAGAAACCCCGAAAGCCTTACA CGAGTAAGAACAGTGCTGGAAAGTCGCGGGAAGAGCTCGCTCTGGAGAAGCAGATGGAGCTGGAGAGAAGGCTGATGGACGTCAGCGGTCAGCTCAACTCTGGAAAGAAGCCGACGAAGACCAAAC CCGAGAAGCCTGCAGCCGACACCAACACCCAGCCGTCGCGTCTCAGTGCCAGTAGCTCCTCCTCTGACTCTTCTTCATCATCCTCTTCGTCCTCGTCCTCGGACACAAGTGAGTCAGACTCCGGCTGA
- the LOC112843552 gene encoding uncharacterized protein LOC112843552: MLHSIQEWTIQHAQQTEHVHWFMDLPELLAFIAIVILRGVTRVPSLRDCWSANLGNPQIIGTMPRNSFQDIMQHLCFDDRSTRSDRAKTDKFAAISRVRGSFVTNCITCYNPGLHITVDEQLFPSKTQCCFLQYIASKPDKFGIKFWLACDLKSKYICNVFPYLGKDPNRPSGERLSENVVMRLMEPFLDKGRNVTTDNFFTSLSLAQKLDGKPPSSAQSTRFAGKFLNPLDTQIAMNSPLRCFQPLLPR; encoded by the exons ATGCTTCATAGCATTCAAGAATGGACTATTCAACATGCACAGCAAACGGAGCATGTTCATTGGTTCATGGACCTCCCTGAACTACTGGCATTTATTGCAATTGTCATCTTGCGGGGGGTTACTAGGGTTCCATCACTACGTGACTGCTGGTCAGCAAACCTGGGAAACCCACAGATCATTGGAACTATGCCGCGAAACAGCTTCCAAGACATCATGCAACACCTATGCTTTGATGACAGGTCCACCCGCAGTGATCGAGCAAAGACTGATAAGTTCGCTGCAATTTCCAGGGTGCGGGGATCATTTGTCACCAACTGCATCACGTGCTACAACCCTGGTCTACATATCACCGTTGATGAACAGCTCTTCCCATCAAAGACTCAGTgctgtttcctgcagtatattgcAAGTAAACCTGACAAGTTTGGGATCAAGTTTTGGTTGGCTTGCGACCTAAAATCCAAGTACATTTGCAATGTCTTCCCATATCTTGGCAAGGACCCCAATCGTCCCAGTGGGGAGagactgtctgaaaatgtagtgATGAGGCTGATGGAACCATTCCTAGACAAGGGCAGAAATGTTACCACGGACAATTTCTTCACATCGCTTTCACTTGCGCAAAAACTAGACGGAAAACCACCATCCTCGGCACAGTCAACAAGATTCGCCGGGAAATTCCTCAATCCGCTAGACACACAGATCGCAATGAATTCACCACTCAG gTGTTTTCAACCTCTGCTGCCACGCTGA